Sequence from the Bacillus sp. BGMRC 2118 genome:
ATCACTAGCTATTAATCGATTTATTCGAGTAGATTTTATCGTTTTTTTCACAAACGTACTTGGATTTTTCGTAATGGCCTTACATACTTTTGCTCCAGCTCAGCACCAGTCAACCCTACTCGCGGAACAACTAGTATCTGAGCTTTTATTTATTCATATTACAATGGCTATTCTTTCATACGGTGCTTTTACAATCTCGAGTGTTTTTTCGCTTTTGTATTTATTGCAGTATAATTTATTAAAGAAGAAAAAATGGGGAAAACGTCTTATAAGACTTGGAGATTTATCGAAGTTAAATCATATGTCAAATGTATTAAATATGATAGGTGTTCCCATGCTATTACTATCACTAATCTTAGGCTTATTATGGGCATACATAAAACTAGATCATTTCCAGTGGTATGATTTTAAAGTTTTGGGATCGTTCTTTGTCTTAATGACATACAGTTATCTCTTGTACTTGCGATATGGAAAGGGATTTGAGGGGAAAACATTATCAACATGGAATGTGGCAGCCTTTTTAGTATTACTGATTAATTTCTTTTTATTTGGTAGTTTATCAAGGTTCCACATTTGGTATTCATAAACAGAATGTACTTAAACACGGGTAATAGAGTGTTTTAAGGAGGAAATCATGAGAAAAATTATTGTTGGTTCTAGAAAAAGTAAACTTGCATTAACACAATCAAACTGGGTGATTGAACAACTTAAAGCACTCGGTGGACCTTTTGAATTTGAACTAAAGGAATTTGTCACAAAAGGAGATATTGTACTGGATGTGACACTATCAAAAGTAGGCGGAAAAGGCTTGTTTGTTAAAGAGATTGAACAAGCAATGCTTGATCAGGAAATTGATATGGCTGTCCATAGTATGAAGGATATGCCAGCTGTCCTACCACCAGGTTTAACAGTAGGCTGTATGCCAAAGCGTGTAGATTATAGAGATGCATTAATCTCAAAAGAGAAGCTACCTTTAGCTGAACTAAAAAAAGGTGCAATCGTTGGAACGAGCAGTCTCAGAAGAAGCGCGCAACTGTTGGCAGTAAGGCCTGACCTAGAAATAAAGTGGATTCGTGGAAACATCGACACACGATTAGCCAAATTAGAAACAGAAGAGTATGATGCGATTATCTTAGCGGCAGCAGGCTTACACCGTATGGGATGGTCAGAAGACGTTGTAACAGAATATTTGGATATCGATACATGTCTTCCAGCCGTAGGACAAGGGGCATTATCAATTGAATGTCGAGAAGATGACCATGAACTAAGAGAGCTGCTTTCTAAGTTCAATGATCAGGAGACAGACGTTACAGTTAGTGCTGAGAGAGTCTTCTTACATGAACTTGAAGGCGGTTGCCAAGTGCCGATTGCAGGGTTCGCAGAGCTTGAGGCAGATGGACAAATTTCTCTTACTGGATTAGTTGGTACGCCAGACGGGAAGACCATCTTTAAGGAAACTGTAAAGGGAACAGATGCTAAGCAGATTGGTAAAGAAGTAGCTGGCCGTTTAAAGGAAAAAGGGGCAGCTGATGTTATTCGTCAGGTAAAGAAGGAGCTTGAGCAATAGTGCCTTCTTTGCCTTTACATAATAAAAAGGTTTTAATTACTCGTTCAGAGAAACAAAGTGAAGATTTTATTAATCAAGTTTTAAAATATGGAGGGGAACCGGTTCCTCTCCCTTTACTTGCGTTTCAAGCTGCCACTCTTTCGAAGGAAGAACAACGATTTCTTCGGAATGCCTCTTCATATGATTGGCTAATCTTCACGAGTGTGAATGGTATTGAATTTTTCTTTCGACAGTTAGAGGAAATTTCTATTAAACTGGATTTCCGTGAAAATAAAATCGCTGTAGTTGGTGAGAAAACCAAAGCTGCATTATCAAGATTTGGGCATACAGCATCCTTGATGCCAACAGCGTTTGTAGCTGAAAGTGTGATAGAGTCATTTAAAGAATTGGATATGAAAAATCAGCGAGTGCTATATGTAAGAGGAAATCTTTCAAGAGATGTTATTCCAGTTCAATTACGATTACTCGGGGCTAACGTGGATGAACTGACAACATACGAAACGTATTGCCCGACCTCGTCAGGAAGATTAACTGAATTACTTTCATCATCCATTGATGTTTTGACATTTACAAGTCCGTCTACAGTTCATAACTTTGTTGTGTTGTTGGAAGGTGAAAACTGGAAGGAATGGACCGATTCAGCACTGATCTGCTGTATTGGACCGATAACTAAGGCGGCTGCGGAAAAGGTTGGACTTTCTCCAACAATTGTACCAGCAACCTATACGATGGATGCACTATTACAGGAAATAGTGAACTATTTTACCCTTAAGGAGGAAGTATAATGAATTTTGATCGTCATCGACGCCTTCGTCGAACATCTGCTCTTCGTGATTTGGTTAGAGAAACATACCTACATAAGGAAGATTTTATTTATCCGATTTTTGTTGTGGAACAAGAGAATTACAAAAAGGAAGTTCCTTCAATGCCAGGAGTGTATCATGTATCACTAGACCTGTTATTAGAAGAAATTCAAGAGGTTGTGTCACTTGGGCTTAAATCTGTAATCCTGTTTGGAGTTCCTAATGAAAAGGATGAAGTAGGGTCTTGTGCGTATGATGAAAATGGGATTGTGCAAGAAGCTACAAAGCTTGTAAAAAAACATTATCCGGAGTTAGTTGTTGTAGTCGATACTTGTCTGTGCCAATACACCTCTCACGGACACTGTGGAGTTGTAGAAGAAGGCTATGTGCAAAACGATAAAACACTGGAGCTTTTAGCTAAAACAGCTGTCAGTCAAGCGAAAGCGGGTGCGGATATTATTGCACCGTCTAACATGATGGACGGATTTGTTGCAGCCATTCGCCAAGGTTTAGATGAAGCGGGCTTTGTTGATATTCCGGTTATGTCATATGCAGTAAAATATGCTTCAGCATTTTATGGTCCATTCAGAGACGCGGCACACAGTACACCACAATTTGGTGACCGCAAAACGTATCAAATGGACCCGGCAAATCGATCTGAAGCATTGCGTGAAGCTGAATCTGATCTTAATGAGGGAGCAGACTTCTTAATTGTAAAACCAGCATTATCCTACCTGGATATTATGCGTGATGTGAAGAATCATTTTAATGTACCCATCGTCGCTTACAATGTGAGTGGAGAATACTCGATGATCAAAGCTGCAGCTCAAAATGGCTGGATTTCCGAAAAGGAAATTGTATTAGAAAAGCTGATCAGCATGAAGCGTGCAGGTGCAGATTTAATCATTACCTATTTTGCAAAAGATGCGGCTAGATGGTTGTCCGAGAACGAATAACAGGAGGCACATACAATGAAGCAATTTACGAAATCACAAGAGGCATTTAAGGAAGCGGTAGAAGTTCTTCCAGGAGGCGTAAACAGCCCGGTTCGTGCGTTCAAATCAGTTCAAATGGATCCTGTTTTCATGGAAAGAGGAAAAGGTTCCAAAATATATGATATTGATGGCAATGAATATATTGACTATGTGCTATCATGGGGACCGTTAATTCACGGTCATGCAGATGATACAGTCGTTGAAGCAATTAAGAAGGTTACTGAATCGGGAACAAGCTTCGGTGCTCCTACATTACTTGAGACAGAAGTAGCGAAAATGGTGATTGAACGAGTACCGTCCATTGAAATGGTGCGTATGGTCAGCTCAGGTACTGAAGCGACAATGAGTGCACTACGTTTAGCACGTGGATATACAGGACGAAATAAGATTATGAAGTTTGAAGGCTGTTACCACGGTCATGGTGATTCTTTATTAATTAAAGCTGGTTCTGGTGTAGCAACACTAGGACTGCCAGATAGTCCTGGTGTACCAGAGGGAATTGCTCAAAATACAATTACGGTACCTTACAATGATATGGAAAGTGTCAAATATGCATTCGAGCAATTCGGAGACGATATTGCTGGTGTGATTATTGAACCAGTTGCTGGGAATATGGGAGTTGTGCCTCCACAGCCTGGCTACCTTGAAGCATTACGAGAGATTACAAAGGAATACGGTGCACTTTTAATATTTGATGAAGTTATGACTGGATTCCGTGTAGGATATCATTGTGCACAAGGTGAGTTTACTATCACTCCAGACTTAACATGCTTAGGTAAAGTAATCGGCGGAGGACTTCCTGTCGGAGCGTACGGTGGTAGAAGAGAAATTATGGAGCAAATTGCACCAAGTGGACCAATCTATCAGGCAGGTACGTTATCAGGAAATCCATTAGCTATGACTGCGGGCTTTGAAACGTTAAAAAAGCTGACGCCAGAAAGCTATGATCAATTTAACCGACAAGCTGACATGCTGATCTCAGGGATGAGACAGGCTGCAGAGAAGTATAACATTCCACATCAATTTACACGAGCGGGTTCAATGGTTGGATTCTTCTTAACCAATGAAGAAGTCACAAACTATGAACAAGCAAAAACGTGTGATTTGAATATGTTTGCAAAGTACTATCAATACATGCTCGAAGAAGGGGTCTTTTTACCACCTTCCCAATTCGAAGGAATGTTCCTATCAACTGCTCATACAGATGAAGATATCCAAAAAACAATCCAAGCTGCCGAAACGGCGTTTTCAAAGCTTGCTAACTAACGAATCAAACACCATTTCATTTCACTTGAGATGGTGTTTTTTCATGTGTGATCAAATATGCTAACCATAGAATTCATTTTATATGTAAGGTAGATAGAAAAACCTAGAGTTTAGACCCCAAATTTTAAAAATTCCTTCATAAATGGGCAAGTTTTATCATATGTCTTTAATGACATCTTAATTATTTTGATGGGGTTTTGAAAGGAGGAGCGGACTTGACTGTTGAAAATCAATCGTCGATACGATTTACTGTAGAAGAATCAGTTTGGTTTGAAAAAGGACAGGAAGTATCTGAATTGCTATCTATGTCATTAGATCCTGAGATTAGCATTCAAGAGCATGAACAATATATATCTGTTAGAGGTGGATTAGTTCTAACAGGAGAATATCATGCACGTCAAGCAGATGAACAAGAGAATGATCGTGAATTTCCAGCAGGAGCTAGAGTTGTTCAAGAAGTAACGAGCAGGGAAGGTGTTTCTTATTTAACACATAAATTTCCAGTAGATATTACGATACCGAAAAACAGAATTCAAAGTTTAAATGATGTATATGTGTCTATTGAGTCTTTTGACTATGAACTTCCCCAAAGAGGAAATCTAGTGTTGGAGGCTGAACTGGCGATCACGGGTATTTATGGTGATCAAGAAGAACAAGCAGCTCCTGTCGAAAGTGAGCCAGTTGTTGCTGTAGTTGAAGAACAAGTCCAAGAGCAACAAGAACAAGTAGAAGAGGTAGTGGATGTGAGAAATGAACTACCTAGAGAAGAAGAGCTTGTACAGCCGTTAATGAGAGGCTCAGATGAAGAGCTAAATCATGAAGAGGCAGAAGAGGATGAAAGTCCATTCACTCCGTTTGTTGTAGAAGCTAAGAGAGATCCTGACTTCGCTGATGAGGCTGTTGAAGCTGTTGAAGCTAAGAGAGACCCTGACTTTACTGAAGCGGCTGTTGAGGCATCGAGTGATGTAGTGGGAGATGAACAAACACAAGAGGTAGAAGATGAGTTTGATGCCAATGAAGAAGAAGTGGCAGAAGAAGCGGCTGATGAAGAAGCTTATGTTTTCACACGCCAGGCGCCACAATTCGAATTCAAGAGCAGAGTAGATACAGAAAAGGCAGTGGCAGAAAATCATAACGCTGAAGAGCAAGGTACTCGTGATGAAAATACATTGTACCTAACAAAGATTTTCGCGAAGGACGATGAATCTGAGACGACTAGACTAAAAATGTGTATCGTTCAAAAGGATGAATCTCTTCAAGCAATAGCTGAAAGGTATGATGTACAACCACAGACTCTCATTCGAGTAAATAATTTAGACAGAGAAGACGTAGCTGTCGGTCAGATATTATATATTCCTGTGCCGGCTGCCAGTGGAAAATAAGAAAGGCTCTTTATGTATAGAAGTACCTATATTAAGGTGACAATCCGAATTTTTGGGTTTTTACGCATAGCAACAATCTATACGTAAACAGCCATAAGAAAAGAGAAACGTGAGAGAGTGATGACTCCTCACGTCTTTCTTTAGCTAATAGGTAGGCATTCATAGGCTCTTTGTGAAAGGCTCTTTTCTAAAACTTTGTTGCTTTTCGTACACTTATTCTGTGTGTTCAACCAGTTTTAGAAGCAAAACGAGGGGTGAATTAGAAAAGAGCAACTCTCTTTATGTATAGAAGTACCTAGATACTAAGGTGAAAATCTGGCTTCCTGAGATTTTTACGCAAAGCAACAATCTATACGAAAAAAGCCTTGTAAAAAAGAAGGTGTCAGACTTTAAAAATATATGCACAGACAACAAAAAGGAAGTGCACTTAAAAGATGACTACAAAAGTGACTCATAAGTATCAACGTCTATTAAATGAATATGGGATTGAAGCAGAGTATATTGAAGATTTAGGGAATATCAAGAAAGTACACTCTAATCATGGTGTTGTTGCACTGAAGAAATCGAAACTTCCCTACACTCATATGAATACATTCTCTGATTCTATAAAGTTTCTACACTACAAAGCGTATGGATTTGGTGTGCCCATTTTCCGAACAAAAACAGGTTCTCATTATGTTTTAGATGAAGATCATTCAGCCTATTATTTAATGCCATGGTTAGAGGATTATGTAGAGGAAGAAAGAAATGACCATGCGTTTTCGTTATTTAAGCAATTAGGAGAACTTCATGCTAGAACAGCGAAGGATGAAAAAATCACGTCAGAGAATGTTACCTATTTTACCGAGCAACTCAAAGAAAAGTGGAAAACAAGAAACGATGAATTGGCACGATACGTGGAAAGCTGTGAAGATAAAATTTACATGTCACCCTTTGAATTATATTTTTGTACGTTTTACCAAGATATGATCAGGGCATGTGAATTTTCACTACGTAAGCTGGATGAATGGCAAGAGCTCATGGAAGAAAAAAAGACATACCGCATTGTGTTTACACACGGTAAGCCATCATTTAAACATTTCTTATATAATGTCGAAGGTCACGGAATGTTCATTAATTTCGAACGAAGCAGTTATTTGCCACCAATCTATGACCTGCTGTATTTCTTCTATCGCTCCTGCAACACGTACCCAATGTCAACAGACGATCGGTTTCAATGGTTTCAGACATACAGAAGCCACTTTCCATTAAAAGAAGAAGAGTTAACGTTGTTTATTACGCAGCTCTCTTATCCAGAAAAACTATACAACGTCGTCACTCAATATCGAACCAACCCAAAAAGTAAAACAGAAATCAAGCATGTTCAAGCGTTGCAACGTGCCTATTGGCAAATGAAAAATATTGAGTACTTCTTAACAAGTGTTGTGATGTATGAAGAGCAGAAGAAACAGCAGGAAGAGGCGCAGCAGGAATAAAAACGACAAAATGCCTGGAGGAGATTCCAGGCATTTTGTAATGATAACAAATATGTGTTTTTTCAAAACTACCATAAAATCAAAATGACATAAAGACTCCTATAGATAGAGTCTACTAGACAACCTCTTAATCCCCTCCGTACAAGCAATGCATCCTAAAATGCCAGCCCATTCATTTGAGGTAAGAACTTTTAGTGAAAAATAAATACTAGTTCCAATTAAACAATCTACAAAAATAAATCTTTTGATGGACGAGCTTTTAATGGAATAAAAGACGATTTGATTTTGTTTAATCACTATACGTCACACCCAATATATTTTTCTTAAGGTATGATTGATGTAGACTGTCTTATTCCATTTATAGACTTAGCCCACTTCGATAAAGAATAGACCAAGTAAAAATACACTCAGATACTGGATCTAAGTGTATTCCTCCTAAGTAGTAGTTCTCATTCGTTCAAATCCACTCAAGATGAAAGCTGACAGCGAGTAAAATAAAGATGGCCAAGAGCAAAACATCAAAGGTAGTTGGGAGAAATATTGTTCGGACCGCTTGAAAGATTGTAAGGGGAATAATTACTTGTGCTGCCACACCACGACAATAACGTAACCAAGGAGGTAAGGAATAAGGGTTATACCGTCTTCTTTTCATAAGAACCCTCCTAATCATATAATGTTATACATAGGATATGCTTGATGTCGTCCAATTGTGACAGAAGGCTGGGCAAAATCCTTAACTTTGTATACAATACAAAAATATTGGAAATACTTATTGACGATTCAGTTTCAATTTCGTAGACTATGTAATATATTATTTTTCGTAATAGATGTAAATTGCATCGATAGGGAAGAGTACAGTTTAGCCCCTTCAGAGAGAGAAATCATTCGGACTAATGCGTCCACTGCTGTGAGATTTCTTAGGAAAGCAACGCTGGAATGTCGCCCTTAAGCAGCTCTTTTGAACGATTTAGTAGGAAGAGCCGGTCTCAGCCGTTATCTGATTGAGAGTGCAAGAAAATTGCTTAAAAAAAGAGCATTTCCTTGCAAAAAAAGGTGGTACCGCGAAACTTAACTCCTTTCGTCCTTTTATTGGATGAGGGGAGTTTTTTATTTTTTATCGACAAGTGCCAGGCACCACCCGAATTTTGTCGAATAAAAGAGAATGAAATTAGGAGGGGATTTTTGATGGAAAACAAGGAGCAGGGTCTTTCAACGAAGTATGATCCGAAAGCGATTGAGGCTGGTCGTTATGAGTTTTGGTTAAATGGTAAGTATTTTGAAGCGAAGCCAGAGGAAGGGAAGAAGCCATATACGATTGTCATTCCGCCTCCAAACGTAACGGGTAAGCTTCACTTAGGGCATGCATGGGATACCACGTTACAGGATATTTTGACACGTATAAAGCGCATGCAGGGTTACGATGTATTGTGGTTACCAGGAATGGACCATGCGGGTATCGCAACACAGGCAAAGGTTGAAGGGAAGCTTCGTGAAGAAGGAAAAACTCGTTATGATCTAGGACGCGAGAAGTTCCTCGAAGAGACATGGAAATGGAAAGAAGAGTATGCTGGTCATATCCGTCAGCAATGGTCGAAGTTAGGATTAGGTTTAGACTACTCACGCGAGCGCTTCACAATGGATGAAGGTTTATCCAAAGCAGTTCGTGAAGTATTCGTTTCTCTTTACAACAAAGGCTTAATATACCGTGGAGAGCGTATTATTAACTGGGATCCAGCAACGAAGACTGCTCTTTCTGATATAGAAGTAATTTACAAGGATGTTCAAGGTGCGTTTTATCATATGCATTATCCATTAGCAGATGGTTCAGGAACCATCGATGTTGCAACAACAAGACCAGAAACAATGCTAGGTGATACAGCAGTAGCGGTTCATCCAGAAGATGAACGCTACAAGCACTTAATTGGTAAAACCGTAATTCTACCAATCATTGGCCGTGAGATTCCGATTGTTGGTGATGATTACGTTGATATGGAATTTGGTTCAGGTGCAGTAAAGATTACACCTGCTCATGACCCGAACGATTTTGAAATCGGTAACCGTCATAATTTAGAGAGAATTCTCGTAATGAACGAAGACGGAACGATGAATCAAAATGCAGGGAAATACCAAGGTATGGACCGTTTTGCTTGCCGTAAGCAAATTGTAAAAGATCTGCAAGAACAAGGAACACTTTTCAAAATTGAAGAACATACACACTCTGTTGGACATAGTGAAAGAAGTGACGCTGTTGTTGAGCCATATTTATCAACACAATGGTTCGTAGACATGCAGCCGCTAGCGAAAAAAGCGGTTGAACTTCAACAAAGTGAAGACAAAGTAAACTTTGTACCAGATCGATTTGAAAACACATACCTACGATGGATGGAAAATATCCGTGACTGGTGTATTTCACGTCAGCTATGGTGGGGACACAGAATTCCGGCTTGGTATCACAAAGAAACGGGTGAAGTTTACGTAGGACATGAAGCACCGGCAGATGAAGAAAATTGGGAGCAAGATAATGACGTACTAGACACTTGGTTCAGTTCAGCGTTATGGCCATTTTCAACAATGGGCTGGCCAGATGTTGAAGCAGCAGATTACAAGCGTTATTATCCAGGAAATGTACTAGTAACAGGCTATGACATTATCTTCTTCTGGGTATCTCGTATGATTTTCCAAGCATTAGAATTTACAGAAACACGACCATTTGACGATGTATTAATTCACGGATTAGTTCGTGCATCAGATGGACGTAAAATGAGTAAATCACTTGGTAACGGTGTAGATCCAATGGATGTAATTGACGAGTTTGGTGCAGATTCTCTGCGTTACTTCCTATCTACAGGAAGCTCACCAGGTCAAGACTTACGTTTCAGTACGGAAAAGGTTGAAGCAACATGGAACTTTGCCAATAAGATTTGGAACGCTTCACGTTTTGCACTTATGAACATGGATGGATTAACATATGAGCAGCTCGATTTATCAGGTGAAAAATCAGTAGCTGACAAGTGGATTTTAACTCGACTCAATGAAACAATCCAAGACATCACTAAGCTCGTTGATAAATATGAGTTTGGTGAAGTTGGAAGACTTCTATACAACTTTATCTGGGATGATTTCTGTGACTGGTATATCGAAATGGCGAAGATTCCATT
This genomic interval carries:
- a CDS encoding cytochrome C assembly protein codes for the protein MSWVYDLTIIIYALSVLLYFIDFLNNNRKANRIAFWLLSIVWLLQTVFFVIRIIETGSIPILTVFEGLYFYSWVLITLSLAINRFIRVDFIVFFTNVLGFFVMALHTFAPAQHQSTLLAEQLVSELLFIHITMAILSYGAFTISSVFSLLYLLQYNLLKKKKWGKRLIRLGDLSKLNHMSNVLNMIGVPMLLLSLILGLLWAYIKLDHFQWYDFKVLGSFFVLMTYSYLLYLRYGKGFEGKTLSTWNVAAFLVLLINFFLFGSLSRFHIWYS
- the hemC gene encoding hydroxymethylbilane synthase; translated protein: MRKIIVGSRKSKLALTQSNWVIEQLKALGGPFEFELKEFVTKGDIVLDVTLSKVGGKGLFVKEIEQAMLDQEIDMAVHSMKDMPAVLPPGLTVGCMPKRVDYRDALISKEKLPLAELKKGAIVGTSSLRRSAQLLAVRPDLEIKWIRGNIDTRLAKLETEEYDAIILAAAGLHRMGWSEDVVTEYLDIDTCLPAVGQGALSIECREDDHELRELLSKFNDQETDVTVSAERVFLHELEGGCQVPIAGFAELEADGQISLTGLVGTPDGKTIFKETVKGTDAKQIGKEVAGRLKEKGAADVIRQVKKELEQ
- a CDS encoding uroporphyrinogen-III synthase, with product MVPSLPLHNKKVLITRSEKQSEDFINQVLKYGGEPVPLPLLAFQAATLSKEEQRFLRNASSYDWLIFTSVNGIEFFFRQLEEISIKLDFRENKIAVVGEKTKAALSRFGHTASLMPTAFVAESVIESFKELDMKNQRVLYVRGNLSRDVIPVQLRLLGANVDELTTYETYCPTSSGRLTELLSSSIDVLTFTSPSTVHNFVVLLEGENWKEWTDSALICCIGPITKAAAEKVGLSPTIVPATYTMDALLQEIVNYFTLKEEV
- the hemB gene encoding porphobilinogen synthase, with product MNFDRHRRLRRTSALRDLVRETYLHKEDFIYPIFVVEQENYKKEVPSMPGVYHVSLDLLLEEIQEVVSLGLKSVILFGVPNEKDEVGSCAYDENGIVQEATKLVKKHYPELVVVVDTCLCQYTSHGHCGVVEEGYVQNDKTLELLAKTAVSQAKAGADIIAPSNMMDGFVAAIRQGLDEAGFVDIPVMSYAVKYASAFYGPFRDAAHSTPQFGDRKTYQMDPANRSEALREAESDLNEGADFLIVKPALSYLDIMRDVKNHFNVPIVAYNVSGEYSMIKAAAQNGWISEKEIVLEKLISMKRAGADLIITYFAKDAARWLSENE
- the hemL gene encoding glutamate-1-semialdehyde-2,1-aminomutase — protein: MKQFTKSQEAFKEAVEVLPGGVNSPVRAFKSVQMDPVFMERGKGSKIYDIDGNEYIDYVLSWGPLIHGHADDTVVEAIKKVTESGTSFGAPTLLETEVAKMVIERVPSIEMVRMVSSGTEATMSALRLARGYTGRNKIMKFEGCYHGHGDSLLIKAGSGVATLGLPDSPGVPEGIAQNTITVPYNDMESVKYAFEQFGDDIAGVIIEPVAGNMGVVPPQPGYLEALREITKEYGALLIFDEVMTGFRVGYHCAQGEFTITPDLTCLGKVIGGGLPVGAYGGRREIMEQIAPSGPIYQAGTLSGNPLAMTAGFETLKKLTPESYDQFNRQADMLISGMRQAAEKYNIPHQFTRAGSMVGFFLTNEEVTNYEQAKTCDLNMFAKYYQYMLEEGVFLPPSQFEGMFLSTAHTDEDIQKTIQAAETAFSKLAN
- the spoVID gene encoding stage VI sporulation protein D, encoding MKGGADLTVENQSSIRFTVEESVWFEKGQEVSELLSMSLDPEISIQEHEQYISVRGGLVLTGEYHARQADEQENDREFPAGARVVQEVTSREGVSYLTHKFPVDITIPKNRIQSLNDVYVSIESFDYELPQRGNLVLEAELAITGIYGDQEEQAAPVESEPVVAVVEEQVQEQQEQVEEVVDVRNELPREEELVQPLMRGSDEELNHEEAEEDESPFTPFVVEAKRDPDFADEAVEAVEAKRDPDFTEAAVEASSDVVGDEQTQEVEDEFDANEEEVAEEAADEEAYVFTRQAPQFEFKSRVDTEKAVAENHNAEEQGTRDENTLYLTKIFAKDDESETTRLKMCIVQKDESLQAIAERYDVQPQTLIRVNNLDREDVAVGQILYIPVPAASGK
- the ysxE gene encoding spore coat protein YsxE gives rise to the protein MTTKVTHKYQRLLNEYGIEAEYIEDLGNIKKVHSNHGVVALKKSKLPYTHMNTFSDSIKFLHYKAYGFGVPIFRTKTGSHYVLDEDHSAYYLMPWLEDYVEEERNDHAFSLFKQLGELHARTAKDEKITSENVTYFTEQLKEKWKTRNDELARYVESCEDKIYMSPFELYFCTFYQDMIRACEFSLRKLDEWQELMEEKKTYRIVFTHGKPSFKHFLYNVEGHGMFINFERSSYLPPIYDLLYFFYRSCNTYPMSTDDRFQWFQTYRSHFPLKEEELTLFITQLSYPEKLYNVVTQYRTNPKSKTEIKHVQALQRAYWQMKNIEYFLTSVVMYEEQKKQQEEAQQE
- a CDS encoding valine--tRNA ligase, with product MENKEQGLSTKYDPKAIEAGRYEFWLNGKYFEAKPEEGKKPYTIVIPPPNVTGKLHLGHAWDTTLQDILTRIKRMQGYDVLWLPGMDHAGIATQAKVEGKLREEGKTRYDLGREKFLEETWKWKEEYAGHIRQQWSKLGLGLDYSRERFTMDEGLSKAVREVFVSLYNKGLIYRGERIINWDPATKTALSDIEVIYKDVQGAFYHMHYPLADGSGTIDVATTRPETMLGDTAVAVHPEDERYKHLIGKTVILPIIGREIPIVGDDYVDMEFGSGAVKITPAHDPNDFEIGNRHNLERILVMNEDGTMNQNAGKYQGMDRFACRKQIVKDLQEQGTLFKIEEHTHSVGHSERSDAVVEPYLSTQWFVDMQPLAKKAVELQQSEDKVNFVPDRFENTYLRWMENIRDWCISRQLWWGHRIPAWYHKETGEVYVGHEAPADEENWEQDNDVLDTWFSSALWPFSTMGWPDVEAADYKRYYPGNVLVTGYDIIFFWVSRMIFQALEFTETRPFDDVLIHGLVRASDGRKMSKSLGNGVDPMDVIDEFGADSLRYFLSTGSSPGQDLRFSTEKVEATWNFANKIWNASRFALMNMDGLTYEQLDLSGEKSVADKWILTRLNETIQDITKLVDKYEFGEVGRLLYNFIWDDFCDWYIEMAKIPLYGEEEQAKLTTRSILAYVLDQTMRLLHPFMPFITEEIWQALPHQGESITVASWPEVRSELSDEQAANDMKLLVDIIRSVRNIRAEVNTPMSKQIKLAIKAKDAETLEKLERNRSYIERFCNPSELTMGTDIETTEQAMTAIVTGAELSLPLQGLINIDEEIKRLEKELDKLNSEVERVQKKLSNEGFVKKAPEKVIEEERQKQQDYTEKRDTVQKRIDELKAL